A region from the Acyrthosiphon pisum isolate AL4f chromosome A1, pea_aphid_22Mar2018_4r6ur, whole genome shotgun sequence genome encodes:
- the LOC100573120 gene encoding vicilin-like seed storage protein At2g18540 — MKFYIVNPLYTALFSVIILAALSSSFDLNFFTDDDGKTYINSKYEVVFGGRKVLKIGGTNIPGLSSCRLLTADEKSKIRKLEEEYNIKREKERILREAEKEKERIQREKERRQRDAEKEKERRQREEERQQRYAKKEEERRQRDAERKKEQRRREVEKRREQKNRDEEKRRDQIQREKERQKDEAEREKYRQIRISERAQNDLEREMRDLERQRQQQIRDMEQQQRDAEIAQRAAESAQREAEKAYLEMELARRIKNALIRPRKPNSIQIIPRNRGMGGTGVTYSKITKKNNAIHLYE, encoded by the exons ATGAAGTTCTATATTGTAAATCCACTTTACACGGCCCTTTTTTCGGTGATTATTTTAGCGGCGTTATCATCCTCATT tgACTTAAACTTTTTTACTGATGATGATGGAAAAAcgtatataaattcaaaatatgaagtAGTTTTTGGAGGACGTAaagttttaa aaataGGTGGAACTAATATTCCAGGATTGAGCAGCTGTAGGCTATTAACTGCtgatgaaaaatcaaaaatacggAAGTTAGaggaagaatataatataaagagagAAAAGGAACGAATATTACGTGAGGCTGAAAAGGAGAAGGAACGGATACAACGTGAAAAA GAGCGAAGACAGCGTGATGCAGAAAAAGAAAAGGAGCGAAGACAGCGTGAAGAAGAGCGACAACAACGATATGCAAAAAAGGAGGAGGAGCGAAGACAGCGTGATGCAGAAAGAAAAAAGGAGCAACGAAGACGTGAAGTTGAAAAACGGAGGGAACAAAAAAATCGTGATGAAGAAAAAAGAAGAGACCAAATACAACGTGAGAAAGAGCGACAAAAAGATGAGGCGGAAAGAGAAAAGTATCGACAAATACGCATTTCTGAAAGAGCACAGAACGACTTGGAAAGGGAAATGCGTGATTTGGAAAGACAAAGGCAACAGCAAATACGTGACATGGAACAACAACAACGAGATGCTGAAATAGCACAACGAGCTGCCGAAAGTGCACAACGTGAAGCGGAAAAAGCATACCTAGAAATGGAATTAGCAAGACGTATAAAAAATGCACTGATAAGACCGCGTAAACCTAattctatacaaattataccaCGCAATCGTGGAATGGGTGGAACGGGTGTAacatatagtaaaataacaaaaaaaaataatgctatacatttatacgaatAA
- the LOC100573035 gene encoding putative uncharacterized protein DDB_G0271982, whose translation MKHYIINPLYTAIFSMIIFAALSSSFDLNYFGTKDGKLYVNSTYEIVKGGNIVLNIGPYNIPGLKSYRKLTPNEKLEVRKLEEEFNIEREKERISRENEREKEQRRREVEKRREQKYRDEEKRRNQIRREKERQKDEAGREKDLQIRISERAQNDLEREMRDLERQRQQLKRNMEQQQRDAERAQRDAERAERDAERARRDVERAYREVKLSIPKWNVQIRPATIKRRTPNNIRIIPRNRGTGGTGVTYRKITKNNNTINLYE comes from the exons ATGaagcactatattataaatccacTTTACACGGCCATTTTTTCGATGATTATTTTTGCGGCGTTATCATCATCATT tgACTTAAACTATTTTGGTACAAAAGATGGAAAATTGTATGTGAATTCAACATATGAAATAGTTAAAGGAGGAAACATAGtgttaa ATATAGGTCCATATAATATTCCAGGATTGAAAAGCTATAGGAAATTAACTCCTAATGAAAAATTAGAAGTACGGAAGTTAGAGGAAGAATTTAATATAGAAAGAGAAAAGGAACGAATATCACGTGAGAATGAAAGGGAAAAGGAGCAACGAAGACGTGAAGTTGAAAAACGGAGGGAACAAAAATATCGAGATGAAGAAAAAAGAAGAAACCAAATACGCCGTGAGAAAGAGCGACAAAAAGATGAGGCGGGAAGAGAAAAGGATTTACAAATACGCATTTCTGAAAGAGCACAGAACGACTTGGAAAGGGAAATGCGTGATTTGGAAAGACAAAGGCAACAGCTGAAACGTAACATGGAACAACAACAACGAGATGCCGAAAGAGCACAACGAGATGCTGAAAGAGCAGAACGTGATGCCGAAAGAGCACGACGTGATGTGGAAAGAGCGTATCGAGAAGTGAAATTATCAATACCTAAATGGAATGTACAGATAAGACCCGCTACAATAAAACGTCGTACACcaaataatatacgaattatacCACGCAATCGTGGAACGGGTGGAACGGGTGTAACATAtcgtaaaataacaaaaaataataatactataaacttATACGAATAA
- the LOC100169092 gene encoding uncharacterized protein LOC100169092: MAVNVDDSETKNVITEALERHNFYRKKHNVPPLKINSKLNDLSQNWADELAKRDVASHRPNNAYGENIYTIKSTEQVTELGTRAVNSWYNEIKFFDFQGSNDDMAACTKSFHFTQLIWKDSSELGVGASKSSKSGKLYVVCNYDPHGNIRSQFKDQVLQASG; the protein is encoded by the exons atggcGGTTAAT GTAGACGATAGCgagacaaaaaatgttataacagAGGCCTTAGAAAGGCATAATTTCTACAGAAAAAAACATAACGTGCCTCCTTTAAAAATCAATTCGAAG ttgaacgACCTTAGTCAAAATTGGGCCGATGAATTGGCTAAAAGAGACGTAGCGTCACATCGCCCAAATAATGCCTATGGTGAGAATATTTACACCATTAAGTCAACAGAACAAGTGACCGAATTGGGCACTAGAGCAGTAAACAGCtggtataatgaaataaaattttttgattttcaaggATCAAACGATGACATGGCTGCTTGCACAAAatctt ttcacTTCACTCAACTTATTTGGAAGGACAGTAGTGAGCTTGGCGTTGGTGCATCCAAAAGTTCTAAATCCGGTAAATTATACGTAGTGTGTAATTATGACCCGCACGGAAATATTAGATCACAATTTAAAGATCAAGTATTGCAAGCATCTGGTTAG